The following proteins are co-located in the Vigna unguiculata cultivar IT97K-499-35 chromosome 9, ASM411807v1, whole genome shotgun sequence genome:
- the LOC114163434 gene encoding uncharacterized protein LOC114163434 — protein MLVSKFQSNPNEAHYETAKRILKYLKRKINVGLWYPGCKLDKKSTSGTCHLLGSSLISWNSKNQAYMSLSTTKAEDIAVGHGCAQIIWLKHQF, from the exons ATGCTTGTGTCaaaatttcaatccaatccaaatgaGGCACATTATGAAACAGCAAAGAGGATTCTCAAGTATCTGAAAAGGAAAATCaatgttggattatggtatccAG ggtgcaaattggataagAAAAGCACAAGTGGGACATGTCACCTACTTGGCTCAAGTTTGATatcatggaatagcaagaaTCAAGCTTACATGTCACTCTCCACAACTAAGGCAGAGGATATAGCAGTTGGTCATGGTTGTGCTCAAATCATATGGCTAAAACATCAATTCTGA